Proteins encoded by one window of Crassostrea angulata isolate pt1a10 chromosome 9, ASM2561291v2, whole genome shotgun sequence:
- the LOC128163132 gene encoding ADP-ribosylation factor 2: MGNIFSQLFKSLIGKKEMRILMVGLDAAGKTTILYKLKLGEIVTTIPTIGFNVETVEYKNISFTVWDVGGQDKIRPLWRHYFQNTQGLIFVVDSNDRERITEAREELTRMLNEDELRDAALLVFCNKQDLPNAMNAAEVTDKLGLHSLRNRSWYIQATCATSGDGLYEGLDWLSNTLKNSKQ; this comes from the exons ATGGGGAACATATTTAGCCAGCTGTTTAAGAGTTTAATCGGCAAGAAGGAGATGAGAATATTGATGGTGGGGTTGGATGCTGCCGGTAAAACTACTATCCTGTACAAACTCAAATTAGGAGAAATCGTCACAACTATACCCACGATAG GTTTTAATGTTGAGACTGTAGAATATAAGAACATTAGTTTCACTGTGTGGGATGTGGGTGGTCAGGACAAGATCCGACCACTGTGGAGACATTACTTCCAGAACACTCAAG GGTTAATCTTTGTGGTAGATAGTAATGACAGGGAGCGTATCACAGAGGCCCGGGAGGAACTGACCAGAATGCTTAATGAGGATGAACTTAGAGACGCTGCACTTTTAGTTTTCTGTAACAAACAG GATCTGCCAAACGCTATGAACGCTGCCGAAGTAACAGACAAGCTCGGACTTCACAGTCTGAGGAACCGATCGTGGTACATCCAGGCTACCTGCGCCACCAGCGGAGACGGATTATACGAGGGGCTCGACTGGCTCTCCAACACGCTAAAGAACAGCAAACAGTAA
- the LOC128163776 gene encoding uncharacterized protein LOC128163776: protein MDKHGEALIIAREEEVIRHGNVLFGLVKPRREGKELLLESSAAMVNVLPRKRIYRMGSSDELETFRAELLKRPLVVQPTVLSGSGFQSINCFFSVDRENWTVMINQTHPKILGRLLMGIDAAKRILRRGEPFVLEFVFSDIIRRMYYDVVKGGTSSKYKYTDCEFGDIVIRYPGDFRHQGIKWEMKAPHMRFSFDDVTASEIRIRDINEANRETRDTRIIALPRDELQTILPGWTFDEDIAEEKPYNYENYQICEEQNHAPIPASRDTTREQTGRIRGRSNRHAPAQKYEVTVELHAPPPSSSLTQETSFVTNQQRDSTASSEAIGPNSGNRFMHRYQGSGSGRSESSKADSGYEGEVENGGFEAQKYGRGGNNSKLGKFNTPISENRVPYDNHAFTHDNEFGILPTTDSYRGDEFVSNHRTDRYNDYYSSQKSPKHIVSRDYDVGAHARQFQTIEQLDARSSYSHASVI from the exons ATGGACAAACACGGGGAGGCGCTGATTATTGCCCGGGAGGAGGAGGTGATCAGACATGGGAACGTGTTGTTTGGACTCGTCAAACCCCGCAGGGAGGGGAAAGAACTCCTGCTGGAATCTTCAGCAGCCATGGTCAATGTCCTCCCACGCAAGAG AATATACAGAATGGGAAGCAGTGACGAACTGGAGACGTTCCGAGCGGAGCTCCTGAAGCGCCCCCTAGTGGTACAACCTACTGTGTTGTCAGGATCGGGGTTCCAGTCAATCAATTGCTTTTTCTCGGTAGATAGAG AGAACTGGACCGTCATGATTAACCAGACTCACCCCAAGATCCTTGGCCGACTACTGATGGGCATTGACGCCGCTAAACGCATTCTGAGGCGTGGGGAGCCGTTTGTTTTAGAG TTTGTATTCAGTGACATCATTCGTCGGATGTATTATGATGTCGTAAAAGGTGGGACCAgttcaaaatacaaatacacGGACTGTGAGTTCGGGGATATAGTGATCCGGTACCCCGGGGACTTCCGTCACCAGGGAATCAAATGGGAAATGAAA GCACCCCACATGCGATTTTCGTTTGATGACGTCACTGCGTCAGAGATTCGCATTCGAGACATCAATGAAGCCAACCGGGAAACTAGAGATACCCGGATCATCGCCCTACCCCGTG ATGAGCTGCAGACGATACTTCCGGGTTGGACTTTCGACGAAGACATTGCAGAGGAGAAACCGTACAACTACGAAAATTATCAGATCTGTGAGGAACAAAACCACGCCCCCATACCGGCATCACGTGACACAACACGAGAACAAACGGGGAGAATTCGAGGTCGATCCAATCGACACGCACCTGCGCAGAAATATGAGGTGACGGTCGAGCTTCACGCTCCACCGCCATCAAGTTCTTTGACTCAAGAAACAAGTTTTGTTACAAATCAGCAAAGAGACAGCACAGCTTCTTCGGAAGCTATCGGACCCAACAGTGGGAACAGATTTATGCATAGATATCAGGGCAGCGGAAGTGGACGTTCAGAATCCTCTAAAGCAGACAGTGGTTATGAAGGGGAGGTTGAAAACGGAGGTTTTGAGGCACAGAAATATGGGAGGGGAGGAAACAATTCAAAACTCGGGAAATTTAATACCCCTATTAGTGAAAATCGTGTGCCATATGACAACCATGCATTCACTCATGATAATGAATTCGGAATTCTTCCAACAACCGATTCATACCGAGGTGATGAATTTGTTAGCAATCATCGGACAGATAGATATAACGATTACTACAGCAGCCAGAAGTCTCCCAAACACATCGTATCACGTGATTATGACGTTGGTGCGCATGCGCGACAGTTTCAGACGATAGAGCAGTTGGACGCAAGGAGTTCTTATTCCCACGCAAGTGTTATATAA